The genome window CGCAGCGAAACAGATCCAGAGTTCCTCTGTGCTTTCCTGCAGTCATATCGGCCCCTTGTAGTTCCCAGCGATGCACCTGTGATGGAAGCGTTGGTGCAGGGCAAGACCGCTCTGGGATATCATGCGGAGGTAGCCCAAGAGGCTCAAACATGTTTGGATGTTATCAGGGAGCTGACCAACCCACAGACGCTTTTGCGGGCAGGTACGTTGACTTCGGAGCATCTGTTACGCCCGGTTTCGAACCCCACACCTGCAGAAAATCTGCTGAGGAGCGTGACAAACCCTTCGGAGACGTTAGAGGAGGATCGAAAAGAGCCACTAACGCCTGCCACCAGGTTGCAGGCGGAGCCGCAAGAACAGGCAGCAAGCTAGAGGGTGGCTCACCTTCCTGTTTCAACGATGCTGGGACTTCACCAAAAGGAGGGAACTCGACGGAGAGCCGCCCGATAGACCCAAATCAACATCCTTGTGCAGGAGCCAAGAAACTCCGCAGAGTGGAGGTTCCACCTGCAAACAAAAAGCGTACAAAGCCCCCGGCTTGCTGATGCTGGCCTGCGCTAGCTGTCTGTTAGGCGGTTGTCAGTTCGTCCTCTATGAAGACAGCAATGGAATCTACGGCCTTGACCCAGTAATGCATCAAATTTTCACCCTTGATGCGAACAACCAACCTCACACGGTCTTTCGGTTTGCGGGGAGCAGGTTAAAACGTGTTGGGGCTGTTGGTGCTGCTGCCACTGCCACATTGCAGCGTTCGTTGCTGCCCACGGAAGAGAGGGTGGATGACGTAGGGAGCAAGGCCGGATAGTTGAGCGAGGTGCTCCGTTCGCGACATTTGAAACGATAGCACGTGAAGGAACACTCCACGGCTTGATCGTTGGTAAGCGTCTCGATCCTGGGTGTTGGGGGAACGTGCCCAAGGAAGAGCGGAGGCGCTTACCGATGCGGCCATAGCGCTACGCACACCGGCCAGCTGAGCACCAGTAAGATGGTCACCATGAGGACGACAATAAGGCGATCGAGCGTTTTGATAAGTTGCGCTGACATGTTTTTGTGTTCCTGTAGATTGTTAGGTTGGAAACCAAGAGGCTCAAATTCCCGATCGCTGAGGCCCAACCTCCTGCTGGGAAAGCCGGCAAGGGCTTGTGGCATGAGCGCACTCGGTTTCCAAAACCTCGCTTTTGGGCATTCACAAGGGTTGTTCCTTTTCGTATAGAAACTGTGGGCTGATGAGATCACGGGTTTTTGGGGTGGCTAAGAGAACAGCACCTTTTGAAAAGTCGTCTGATCAAGTTGGGAGGAGTGGAAACCATGTGTCAGCAGAAGCGATATTGTGGCAACCCAGCTGTTGAGAAGGTTTTGAAAGAGGCAGAGCGCAAATCGCGGCGCCAGTTTTTGCGGGAGCTGACAACCGGCGGGTTATTGGTGGCCTTAGCAACAATGGACGAGAAAGCTCGTGCCGACATCTTTATGCCGAGCATTTCTGAGCAGAAGAGGGTGGGGCAACAGGCCGAGCGGCAGATACTGCAGCAGTACCGCGTTGTTCATGGGGCTCAGGAGAGACGGTTGCAGCGCGTGGGCGAGCGACTGCGTGCCGCTCTGGATGAAAAAGACAGAACGACGTGGGATTACCGATTTCATGTGATAGAGAGTAAGGAGATCAATGCATTTGCGTTGCCGGGTGGGCCTATCTTTATGTTTACCGGGTTGATGGATCGCATTCATGACGATTCAGAGCTGGCTGCTGTTACCGGCCATGAGATGACCCATGTGCGTCTACAGCACTGGGCGCGGGCGGTGGCGGCTCAGCGCAAAGAGGAGCTGGGCTTCTTAGGCATTGTGCTGTTGACCCACGCCAATCGCACGCTGCAGAGTTTGGGGGATCTCGCTTTAAGCGCCATAGACCTGAAATACTCTCGTGATGAGGAGAAACAGGCGGATATAGGCGGTTTGGAGGATATGGTGGCTGCCGGATATAACCCCAACGGCATGTTGGAACTGTTTGACATGTTGGAGCAGGCTACGAAGGGGCAGCCACAGCCACCGGAGTTTCTTAGCGATCACCCTCTCACACGGGAGCGTATCCGTTACGTGCAGCAGCTTATCCAGGAGAAGTACAGCGCCTATACCGATCGGCCGATGTAGTGAGAGGGCGATCTTGGCGAAGAGGGGCGGGAACGGAGGGTCAATCTTTATAGGGATCGACTACGCCGCGCCCTGCCATGGCGACGCCGATGGGTTTGAGGGTATGAAGAATACGCACCGTTTTCCCTTGATGGCGTAGCACCTCATCGAGGCGCTTGTAGCACTCGGGGCTTTCATCCACATCGCCGCCACGTAGCGTAACACCTGCACGCCGTACCCAGTTCTGCATGCTATCTCGGGAGAGCGTGCGCTTCGCTTGGTTGCGCCCAAGCACGCGACCGGCACCGTGTACCGTGGAAAAGAGCGTGTAGTGCAGCAGCGGCACGTTCTGATACTTTTCGCTCTTTTCAGGCGCAACTCCCTCCAGAATAACCGCTGGCTCGCCCATGGTGCCGCCGACGAAACTTTTCTGGCCTGGGTAGGACGGCGTAGCCCCTTTGCGTACAACCCATACCTCGACCCCATCAATGGTCTCTTTCCAAGCGAAGTTGTGGTGGTTATGCACCTCCTCCACGATATTGGCCCCAATGATTTTGGCTACCTTCTCGCAAACCCAATCGCGGCCGGCATAGGCATAGCGACCAGCGAGGTGCATGCACTGAAGGTAGAGTTGGCCTAACTCCTCTTTCAGCGGCAACACCAGCGGGTCCACCATCATGCCATCTTTGGTGCCCGTCTTCTTTAAGAACCAGGTGAGGGTGCGATGCCCTAGCCCGCGGCTCCCAAAGTGAACGCCAACCCACACGCGATCCTCTTCATCCACGAAAATATCCACATAGTGGTTGCCACTGCCCACGGTGCCAAGCTGTTCGTAGGCCATCTGCTTAAGGTCACGCACCGGTTCCAGCTTCCAAGCCGGGTCGTCAAAGAGCGGGTGATCTACCGGCTCCTTGTTAACGCGGCCAAGGCCGAAGGAGATCTGTGAAACAATGTCGTCCATAATGCGGCCAATGTTAGCCCTTACCTCTTCGGCCGGAACGTCAAGGCGCACCGCCTTGTTGCCGCAAGCGATGTCGAAGCCGACTCCCGAAGGGGAGATGGCGTCGTAATAGGCGATCACCCCTCCAATGGGCACCGCGTAACCCACATGGTGATCGGCCATAAGGGCTGCGCGGTAGGCGTTCTTGTGCCTCATGCAGTTTTTGATCTGTGTTACAGCGCTCTCTTGAGGCTCTCCGAAGACAGGGATACCCTCGATGAACTGCACCTTTGCGCTCATATTTGGTTCCATAAGCATGTCAAGCTTTCTATTGGAGTTTACCGTAAAATCCCTACGCAAATCTCTATCGAAAAGTTATCCACAAAAAGTAAAGAGATCGTCGGATGTGCCCTTAAAGCGGAGGCCGTTTTGAGGCCAAGGCGGCCAATTTCGGGAAAACGACCCGAAAAAGGTTGACAAAAAGAGAAGAGTTGGAGTAAACTACACAGGTTCTCGCGCTAGGAAGTTTGTGGCGCGGTAGGACAGACGCACTTAAGGTAAAGGAGGCGGTTAAAAGCGGGGTTTCTCCCGACTTCATGAGACTTCCGTAACGACGATACAACTCCTGTGCGCGTGTTGTCCTGCCCTGCCGTCGGCTGAGGGCATTTTTAATGTCTTTCCTCATTATCTGTGCGTGAACCATGGTTTCATAGGATCTCTTGAGGAGATCGTAAAAAAACTCTGCTTTGGGTTAAGGAAGCGGCAAAACGTATGCCAACAATCAATCAGCTCGTACGAAAAGGCCGTAAACGGCTTATTAAAAAGACGAAAGCGCCCGCACTGCGAGGACATCCGCAGCTGCGCGGGGTCTGTTTAAGCGTGCGAACCGTGTCGCCTAAGAAGCCGAACTCGGCCTTGCGCAAGATCGCGCGCGTACGCCTCACCAACAAGGTAGAGGTGACGGCTTATATTCCGGGTATCGGCCATAATCTGCAAGAGCACTCGGTGGTGCTGGTGCGTGGTGGCCGCGTGAAAGACCTGCCCGGAGTGCGCTATCATATCGTGCGCGGCGCCCTCGATGCGGCAGGCACGCGCGACAGAAAGTCGAGCCGCTCGAAATACGGAACAAAGCGTCCTAAATAAAGCGAGGAGAGAGAGATGCCGAGAAATGCGCCTGAGGGCGGTGTTCGCCCGCGTGTGATCCCGCCGGATCCGATCTACAATAGCGTGATGGTGCAGAAGTTTATCAATCGCCTTATGAAGGACGGAAAGAAGAGCGTTGCCGAGACCATCTTTTACAAGGCGATGGAGCAGATAGAGCGTCGCACCCAGCGGCCTGCGCTCGAAGTGTTCGATCAGGCCATTCGCAATGTGGCGCCGGTGGTGGAGGTAAGGCCGCGGCGTGTTGGCGGGCAGACCTACCAGGTGCCGGTGCCGGTGCGGGAAGCTCGTCGCTTCTCATTAGCTATCCGCTGGATCGTTCTTAATGCGCGTAAGCGGTCGGGGCGTAACATGATAGACAAGTTGGCGGCAGAGCTGATAGATGCGGCCAACAACACGGGCGCTTCGGTGCGACGCCGCGAAGAGGTGCACCGCATGGCCGACGCCAATAAGGCCTTCGCGCATTATCGTATTTGACGGTTTTGTTGCTTTGGGAGAGAGCGTAGAGCCGACAAGGTTTGAAGCGGAAGGGGAATATAACCCTAAAGCGCCAGGGAAAACGAAAGGATACCTAACCCGCGTTGCACCCGTCAACGAGCGTGGTGTTAGCAAGGGAGAAGTGAGTGGAGAGTTATGGCAAGAGAGTACGCCTTAAATAAAACGCGAAACATCGGTATCGCTGCCCATATTGATGCAGGGAAAACCACCTGCACCGAACGGATTCTGTTTTACACGGGTCGAACCTATAAGATCGGGGAGGTCCATGAGGGCTCTGCCACAATGGACTGGATGGTGCAGGAGCAGGAACGGGGTATCACTATCACCTCCGCGGCGACCACCTGCTTCTGGGGCGTTCAGCGCGATGCCAAAGGGGAACGCATAAAAGATCATCGCATCAACATTATTGACACGCCTGGCCACGTGGATTTTACCGTGGAGGTGGAGCGCTCTTTGCGGGTTTTGGACGGGGTGATCGCCATCTTTTGTGCCGTCGGCGGGGTGCAGCCGCAGTCGGAAACGGTGTGGCGACAAGCCAATAAATACCATGTACCCCGAATCGCTTTCATTAATAAAATGGACCGCATGGGCGCGAATTTCTACGGGGTGGTCGAAAAGATTCGAGAGCGCCTCGGCGCTAACGCCGTACCTATTCAGCTACCTATAGGCAGCGAGGCCGACTTCGTTGGGGTGGTAGACCTCGTCGAAATGAAGGCGATCCGCTACCTCGATGACATCGGCCAGAAGTACGAAGTTGTGGATATTCCTTCCGACCTTTTGGATAAGGCGAATGAGTATCATACGCGGTTGGTGGAGGCGGCCGCCGAGGTAGATGAAGACCTTATTGAGAAGTACCTTGAAGGGGAACCGATCTCGGTGGAGGAGATCCGCAAGGCCCTGCGCAAAGGGACCATCTCCGGTGCCATTGTGCCGGTGTTGTGCGGCTCGGCCTACAAAAATAAGGGGATTCAACCGCTGCTTGACGCGGTAATCTACTACCTTCCAGCACCAGATGATATCCCGGCCATCGTGGGGAAACACCCCGATACGGGGGCGGAAGAGATCCGCAAGCCCTCCGACGATGAGCCGTTCTGTGCGCTAGCTTTCAAAATTGCAACCGATAAGTACGGCCTGCTGACCTTCTTCCGCGTCTACTCGGGCACCCTCGCCACCGGCCAAACGGTGTTAAACGCCTCCACTGGTAAGAAGGAGCGCGTGGGACGCATTGTGCGCATGCACGCCAACAACCGGGAGGATGTGGATGCCGTCTACGCCGGCGATATCGCGGCCATCGTCGGGTTGAAGGATACCCGCACCGGCGATACGCTGTGCGATGAAAAACATCCCATTCTTTTGGAGTCTATCTCCTTCCCAGAACCGGTTATCTCGATCGCCATCGAGCCGAAAACAAAGGCCGATCAGGATAAGCTGGCCACCGCCTTGCAGAAGTTGGCCAGCGAAGATCCTACCTTCCGCGTCTCCACCGATCCGGAGACCGGACAGACCATCCTGAGCGGTATGGGCGAGCTTCAGCTCGACATCAAAATTGACATTTTGAAGAGAGAGTACGGCATTGAGGCCAACTACGGGGCACCTCAGGTGGCCTATCGCGAGGCGATTCGCCATAAAGCCTCCGCACGCGTGCCGTTTAAACGGCAGACAGGTGGGTCTGGGCAGTATGGCGACTGCGAACTCGAAATTGAGCCTCTAGAAACCGGCGAAGGGTTCGAGTTTGTGAACAAGATCACCGGCGGAGTGATTCCAAAAGAGTTTATCCCTGCCGTGGAGAAAGGCGTGCGCGAAGCCATGGAATCCGGCGTGTTGGCCGGTTATCCAGTGGTGGATGTACGCGTCTCGGTAGTGGATGGCTCTTATCATGAGGTGGACTCCAGCGAGATCGCCTTTAAGGTGGCCGCCAACCAGACCATGAAAGAGGCGCTGCGACGTGCCGACCCCTACCTCAAAGAGCCGATTATGGAGGTTGAGATCGTCACCCCTGAAAACTACATGGGCGACGTTATCGGCGACATCAATCGGCGCCGCGGTCGTGTGGAGGGAATGGAGCCGGGGCCTGGTGGCACTCAAACCATTCGGGCGCTGGTGCCGCTGGCTGAGATGTTCGGCTACGCAACCGACCTGCGTGGCATGACTCAGGGACGAGCTACCTTTACCATGCAGCCGTCCCACTATGAAGAGGTTCCTCGCCATGTGGCGGAGGAGATTTTGGCTAAAACCGGGCAGAAACAGCCCGTTAAGACCTGATAGGTGGATTGGC of Chthonomonas calidirosea T49 contains these proteins:
- a CDS encoding RtcB family protein, yielding MSAKVQFIEGIPVFGEPQESAVTQIKNCMRHKNAYRAALMADHHVGYAVPIGGVIAYYDAISPSGVGFDIACGNKAVRLDVPAEEVRANIGRIMDDIVSQISFGLGRVNKEPVDHPLFDDPAWKLEPVRDLKQMAYEQLGTVGSGNHYVDIFVDEEDRVWVGVHFGSRGLGHRTLTWFLKKTGTKDGMMVDPLVLPLKEELGQLYLQCMHLAGRYAYAGRDWVCEKVAKIIGANIVEEVHNHHNFAWKETIDGVEVWVVRKGATPSYPGQKSFVGGTMGEPAVILEGVAPEKSEKYQNVPLLHYTLFSTVHGAGRVLGRNQAKRTLSRDSMQNWVRRAGVTLRGGDVDESPECYKRLDEVLRHQGKTVRILHTLKPIGVAMAGRGVVDPYKD
- the rpsL gene encoding 30S ribosomal protein S12 yields the protein MPTINQLVRKGRKRLIKKTKAPALRGHPQLRGVCLSVRTVSPKKPNSALRKIARVRLTNKVEVTAYIPGIGHNLQEHSVVLVRGGRVKDLPGVRYHIVRGALDAAGTRDRKSSRSKYGTKRPK
- the rpsG gene encoding 30S ribosomal protein S7, whose protein sequence is MPRNAPEGGVRPRVIPPDPIYNSVMVQKFINRLMKDGKKSVAETIFYKAMEQIERRTQRPALEVFDQAIRNVAPVVEVRPRRVGGQTYQVPVPVREARRFSLAIRWIVLNARKRSGRNMIDKLAAELIDAANNTGASVRRREEVHRMADANKAFAHYRI
- a CDS encoding M48 family metallopeptidase; this translates as MCQQKRYCGNPAVEKVLKEAERKSRRQFLRELTTGGLLVALATMDEKARADIFMPSISEQKRVGQQAERQILQQYRVVHGAQERRLQRVGERLRAALDEKDRTTWDYRFHVIESKEINAFALPGGPIFMFTGLMDRIHDDSELAAVTGHEMTHVRLQHWARAVAAQRKEELGFLGIVLLTHANRTLQSLGDLALSAIDLKYSRDEEKQADIGGLEDMVAAGYNPNGMLELFDMLEQATKGQPQPPEFLSDHPLTRERIRYVQQLIQEKYSAYTDRPM
- the fusA gene encoding elongation factor G, whose amino-acid sequence is MAREYALNKTRNIGIAAHIDAGKTTCTERILFYTGRTYKIGEVHEGSATMDWMVQEQERGITITSAATTCFWGVQRDAKGERIKDHRINIIDTPGHVDFTVEVERSLRVLDGVIAIFCAVGGVQPQSETVWRQANKYHVPRIAFINKMDRMGANFYGVVEKIRERLGANAVPIQLPIGSEADFVGVVDLVEMKAIRYLDDIGQKYEVVDIPSDLLDKANEYHTRLVEAAAEVDEDLIEKYLEGEPISVEEIRKALRKGTISGAIVPVLCGSAYKNKGIQPLLDAVIYYLPAPDDIPAIVGKHPDTGAEEIRKPSDDEPFCALAFKIATDKYGLLTFFRVYSGTLATGQTVLNASTGKKERVGRIVRMHANNREDVDAVYAGDIAAIVGLKDTRTGDTLCDEKHPILLESISFPEPVISIAIEPKTKADQDKLATALQKLASEDPTFRVSTDPETGQTILSGMGELQLDIKIDILKREYGIEANYGAPQVAYREAIRHKASARVPFKRQTGGSGQYGDCELEIEPLETGEGFEFVNKITGGVIPKEFIPAVEKGVREAMESGVLAGYPVVDVRVSVVDGSYHEVDSSEIAFKVAANQTMKEALRRADPYLKEPIMEVEIVTPENYMGDVIGDINRRRGRVEGMEPGPGGTQTIRALVPLAEMFGYATDLRGMTQGRATFTMQPSHYEEVPRHVAEEILAKTGQKQPVKT